The following proteins are co-located in the Silene latifolia isolate original U9 population chromosome 1, ASM4854445v1, whole genome shotgun sequence genome:
- the LOC141617202 gene encoding E3 ubiquitin-protein ligase SDIR1-like isoform X2: MSFIFRGSRGDIEDGFPGIIPERSPLRIRHVRSVNTNSLMFLVTVLLLFTMLNTHQMSPSFLLWLALGVFLVATSLRVYATWQQLRAQSQVLSASGIGLSGPAQFHLQMPDSIALASRRRLQGLRLQLALLDREFNDLDYETLRTLDSDNVPNTPSMTEVEINALPVHKYKVTEPKSGESKYGVSSSSSSPKAEEDGGSAKGAEDDLTCTICLDQVNRGELLRTLPCLHQFHAHCIDPWLKQQGTCPVCKLRVVGLGMQDNLDFAADLADIV; encoded by the exons ATGAGCTTCATTTTTCGTGGTAGTAGAGGAGATATTGAGGATGGATTTCCAGGAATTATTCCCGAAAGGAGTCCACTG AGAATCCGACATGTCCGATCTGTAAATACAAATTCATTGATGTTTCTAGTCACAG TTCTTTTATTGTTCACAATGTTAAATACCCATCAAATGTCGCCTAGTTTTCTG CTTTGGCTGGCTCTTGGTGTTTTTCTGGTTGCTACTAGCTTAAGGGTGTATGCAACCTGGCAACAACTACGAGCGCAGTCCCAAGTTCTCTCTGCATCAGGCATTGGACTGTCAGGACCGGCCCAATTCCATTTGCAGATGCCCGATTCTATAGCTTTAGCCAGTAGAAGGCGGCTTCAGGGACTACGACTTCAGCTTGCCCTTCTGGATCGAGAATTCAATGACCTAG ATTATGAAACGTTGCGAACATTGGACTCTGACAATGTTCCAAACACCCCATCAATGACTGAAGTGGAGATAAATGCCTTACCTGTTCACAAGTATAAGGTTACTGAGCCCAAAAG TGGGGAGTCAAAATACGGCGTATCATCTTCCTCGAGTTCTCCCAAG GCAGAAGAAGACGGTGGTAGTGCCAAGGGTGCTGAAGATGACCTTACATGTACTATTTGCTTAGATCAAGTCAACAGAGGAGAACTCCTTCGCACTTTGCCCTGTTTACACCAG TTCCATGCTCATTGCATCGATCCATGGCTGAAGCAACAAGGCACATGCCCGGTTTGCAAACTCAGAGTTGTCGGGTTAGGAATGCAAGATAACTTGGATTTTGCTGCAGACCTTGCAGATATCGTCTAA
- the LOC141617180 gene encoding transcription factor PCL1-like: MGKHNGASFNGDQNDVVDTENERVHEWEVGLPNLDDVTPLSHGLLPSQLLSAFNIKPTPFRTASDVAAASAVTMSSLRRSYSDSAAVLDAAGVGDIGGGVSPGDADSAAADAAEVMAAEEEGEEDGEEKAAKRARLVWTPQLHRRFVDVVAHLGIKNAVPKTIMQLMNVEGLTRENVASHLQKYRLYLKRNQVGSFDSGPSNSSAATVSVSVPRINYQQQSNQNHHHHQQQYNYYQNQQQQHNNMYQFSNGVMQTGNNNMYGASGVGVVYPHHHNQHLNHNYPPHVNSGDN; this comes from the coding sequence ATGGGAAAACATAACGGCGCTTCTTTTAACGGCGACCAAAACGACGTCGTTGACACTGAAAACGAACGAGTCCACGAGTGGGAAGTAGGACTTCCTAACCTTGACGACGTAACGCCGTTATCTCACGGACTTCTTCCTTCACAACTTTTATCGGCTTTCAACATCAAACCGACACCGTTTCGCACCGCTAGCGACGTCGCCGCCGCTTCTGCCGTCACTATGTCCTCTCTCCGCCGCTCTTATTCCGACTCCGCTGCTGTCCTCGACGCTGCAGGCGTCGGCGACATCGGCGGTGGAGTGTCGCCGGGGGATGCTGACTCAGCGGCGGCGGACGCGGCGGAGGTGATGGCGGCGGAGGAGGAAGGGGAAGAGGATGGAGAAGAGAAGGCGGCGAAGCGAGCGAGGTTAGTATGGACGCCACAGCTTCACCGGAGATTCGTCGATGTGGTGGCGCACTTAGGGATAAAGAACGCGGTTCCGAAGACGATTATGCAATTGATGAATGTAGAAGGATTAACTCGAGAAAATGTTGCAAGTCATTTACAGAAATATCGACTTTATTTGAAGAGAAATCAAGTCGGTAGTTTCGATTCCGGACCGTCTAATTCATCGGCGGCGACGGTTTCGGTTTCGGTTCCGAGGATAAATTATCAGCAGCAAAGTAATcagaatcatcatcatcatcagcagcAGTATAATTATTATCagaatcagcagcagcagcataaTAATATGTATCAGTTTAGTAATGGAGTGATGCAGACAGGGAATAATAATATGTATGGTGCTTCTGGTGTTGGTGTTGTTTATCCTCATCATCATAATCAGCATCTTAATCATAATTATCCTCCTCATGTTAATTCTGGTGATAATTAA
- the LOC141617175 gene encoding pumilio homolog 1-like: protein MLSELGRRPLLGGGGGGGSNEGSFGDELENEIGVLLREQKRQGQGQGQESIALVADRERELNIFRSGSAPPTVEGSLNAVGGIFGNSNGAFSEFARGKNDNGGMSEEELRSDPSYLSYYYSNVNLNPRLPPPLLSKEDWRLTQRLQGGNSVLGGIGDGRKVNRAENGPSRSPLVMPPGFKAKKEEKVAEAEKIRGTADWGKDGLPGLPGIGLGAKQKSLAEIFQNDLANSNPPSRHPSRPASRNAFDENVGALGSAEAELALLRREGASNQVSASQNVAAPTSYSYAAALGTSLSRSTTPDPQHIARVPSPCLTPIGEGRAGAAKKNVTSPTSFNGMSSGTNETADLVGAFSGMNLTRNGINDNGNQLSESGNFHMSSGAQYVSRGNIGASELRSPQMERPKPGFNARISYSKGLSPSSLNGGGLSPHYNHLDGNNSSYVNHGMSGFSLNSAAPSMMGSHLGNYNLPPLLENVAAASPMGVHGLDSRAVTGGLASVQNFASHQDAMYLQYLRSAEYAAQVAALSDQSPDRYYMDLLQNAYLDSVMSPQKSQYGARLGGKSSGSNHGYYGNHAYSIGMGYPGSSLRSPVPNSPGGPGSPIAHTEFNMGYPGMRNLGGGMGNWHMDNGIGSSLLEEFKSNKARCFELSEIVGHVVEFSADQYGSRFIQQKLETATVDEKNMVYEEIGPQALSLMTDVFGNYVIQKFFEHGMDSQRRELASKLDNHVLNLSLQMYGCRVIQKAIEVVDVDQKIKMVKELDGHIMRCVRDQNGNHVIQKCIECVPEEHIQFIVQSFFDQVVTLSTHPYGCRVIQRVLEHCEDPKTQSKVMDEILGSVSMLAQDQYGNYVIQHVLEHGKSHERTTIIKELAGKIVLMSQQKFASNVVEKCLAFGDAQERELLVNEMLGTTDENEPLQAMMKDQFANYVVQKVLETCSDEKREHILSRIKVHLNALKKYTYGKHIVARVEKLVAAGERRTAMQSSQPA from the exons ATGTTGTCTGAATTAGGAAGAAGACCATTGttgggaggtggtggtggtggtgggagtaaTGAAGGGTCATTTGGGGATGAGCTGGAGAACGAAATAGGGGTGTTGCTCCGCGAACAAAAGCGGCAAGGGCAAGGGCAAGGGCAAGAATCTATTGCCTTGGTCGCTGACCGTGAGCGAGAATTGAATATTTTTAGGAGTGGTTCGGCCCCACCTACCGTGGAGGGGTCGTTAAATGCGGTAGGGGGGATTTTTGGTAATAGCAATGGGGCATTTTCGGAGTTTGCCAGGGGTAAGAATGATAATGGGGGTATGTCTGAGGAGGAACTTAGGTCTGATCCTTCATATTTGTCGTATTATTACTCGAATGTTAACTTGAACCCTAGGTTGCCACCACCGTTGTTGTCGAAAGAGGATTGGCGTTTGACTCAGAGGTTGCAAGGTGGGAACTCGGTGTTGGGTGGGATTGGTGATGGTAGGAAAGTGAATAGGGCTGAGAATGGGCCTAGCAGGTCGCCCTTGGTTATGCCCCCTGGGTTTAAGGCTAAGAAAGAGGAAAAGGTGGCTGAGGCGGAGAAGATTCGGGGAACGGCTGACTGGGGAAAAGATGGACTTCCTGGTCTTCCAGGAATTGGTCTTGGTGCTAAACAGAAGAGTCTTGCTGAGATTTTTCAG AACGACTTGGCCAACTCTAATCCTCCGTCAAGACACCCATCTCGCCCAGCCAGTCGCAATGCTTTTGATGAAAATGTTGGTGCGTTAGGTTCAGCTGAAGCTGAGCTGGCACTTCTACGTCGTGAGGGTGCTAGTAATCAGGTTTCTGCCTCTCAGAATGTTGCCGCGCCTACCTCTTATTCTTATGCTGCTGCTTTAGGCACATCGTTGTCAAGAAGCACTACACCTGATCCCCAACATATAGCTAGAGTTCCCAGTCCTTGTCTCACTCCTATTGGTGAAGGTAGAGCAGGAGCAGCAAAAAAGAATGTTACTAGTCCAACTTCATTCAATGGCATGTCATCGGGAACAAATGAGACTGCTGATCTCGTAGGTGCGTTCTCGGGTATGAACCTCACGAGAAATGGTATTAATGACAATGGAAATCAGCTTTCTGAATCTGGAAATTTCCATATGTCATCTGGGGCCCAGTATGTATCTCGTGGCAATATAGGGGCTTCTGAATTGAGGAGCCCCCAGATGGAGCGGCCTAAACCTGGCTTTAATGCACGGATCTCATATTCTAAGGGATTGTCTCCATCTTCTCTAAATGGAGGTGGATTGTCACCGCATTATAATCATCTAGATGGAAATAACTCATCCTATGTGAACCATGGCATGAGTGGGTTTTCGTTGAACTCGGCAGCGCCATCCATGATGGGTAGCCACCTTGGCAACTATAATCTGCCTCCTTTGCTGGAAAACGTTGCTGCGGCTTCTCCTATGGGGGTCCACGGTCTAGATTCAAGAGCAGTGACTGGTGGTTTGGCTTCTGTACAAAATTTTGCATCTCATCAAGATGCCATGTATCTTCAATACTTGAGATCAGCCGAGTATGCTGCGCAAGTTGCTGCATTGAGTGATCAATCCCCAGATAGGTATTATATGGACTTGCTTCAGAACGCATATTTGGATTCTGTAATGTCTCCTCAGAAGTCCCAGTATGGTGCTCGTTTAGGAGGTAAATCCAGTGGGTCTAATCATGGATATTATGGAAACCATGCGTATAGCATTGGAATGGGATATCCTGGAAGTTCATTGAGGAGTCCTGTTCCAAACTCACCTGGTGGGCCTGGTAGCCCAATTGCGCACACCGAGTTCAACATGGGCTATCCTGGAATGAGAAATTTAGGAGGTGGTATGGGAAACTGGCACATGGATAACGGCATCGGTTCCTCTCTTTTGGAAGAGTTTAAGAGCAATAAGGCTAGGTGCTTTGAGCTTTCAGAGATTGTTGGCCATGTTGTGGAGTTCAG TGCGGATCAGTACGGAAGTCGTTTCATCCAGCAGAAACTCGAAACTGCTACAGTTGATGAGAAAAACATGGTGTATGAAGAAATTGGCCCACAAGCTCTTTCTTTAATGACTGATGTGTTTGGAAATTATGTGATACAAAAG TTCTTTGAGCATGGAATGGATTCGCAAAGAAGAGAGCTTGCCAGCAAACTTGACAATCATGTCTTGAACCTCAGCCTTCAAATGTATGGCTGTCGTGTTATTCAAAAG GCTATAGAAGTAGTAGACGTTGATCAGAAGATTAAAATGGTCAAAGAGCTTGATGGTCACATCATGCGTTGTGTACGTGATCAAAATGGTAATCATGTAATCCAGAAGTGCATTGAGTGTGTCCCCGAAGAGCATATTCAATTCATAGTCCAATCTTTCTTTGATCAAGTTGTTACTCTTTCTACTCATCCTTACGGATGCCGTGTGATTCAG AGGGTTCTGGAACATTGTGAAGATCCCAAGACACAGAGTAAAGTTATGGATGAGATTCTAGGTTCAGTTAGCATGTTAGCTCAAGATCAATATGGCAATTACGTGATTCAG CACGTGCTGGAGCATGGGAAGTCACATGAACGAACTACGATTATCAAAGAGTTGGCTGGAAAGATAGTCCTAATGAGTCAGCAGAAGTTTGCCTCCAATGTTGTAGAGAAATGTCTGGCTTTTGGTGATGCACAAGAACGAGAACTTTTGGTGAATGAGATGCTTGGCACCACTGATGAGAATGAGCCTCTGCAG GCGATGATGAAGGACCAATTTGCAAACTACGTAGTTCAGAAGGTGTTGGAAACCTGCAGTGATGAGAAGAGGGAGCATATCCTTTCACGGATTAAGGTTCACCTAAATGCTTTGAAGAAATACACTTATGGCAAGCATATTGTTGCTCGTGTCGAGAAGCTTGTTGCTGCTGGAG AAAGGAGAACTGCAATGCAGAGTTCACAACCTGCATAG
- the LOC141617202 gene encoding E3 ubiquitin-protein ligase SDIR1-like isoform X1 translates to MSFIFRGSRGDIEDGFPGIIPERSPLVQISHRIRHVRSVNTNSLMFLVTVLLLFTMLNTHQMSPSFLLWLALGVFLVATSLRVYATWQQLRAQSQVLSASGIGLSGPAQFHLQMPDSIALASRRRLQGLRLQLALLDREFNDLDYETLRTLDSDNVPNTPSMTEVEINALPVHKYKVTEPKSGESKYGVSSSSSSPKAEEDGGSAKGAEDDLTCTICLDQVNRGELLRTLPCLHQFHAHCIDPWLKQQGTCPVCKLRVVGLGMQDNLDFAADLADIV, encoded by the exons ATGAGCTTCATTTTTCGTGGTAGTAGAGGAGATATTGAGGATGGATTTCCAGGAATTATTCCCGAAAGGAGTCCACTGGTACAGATTTCTCAT AGAATCCGACATGTCCGATCTGTAAATACAAATTCATTGATGTTTCTAGTCACAG TTCTTTTATTGTTCACAATGTTAAATACCCATCAAATGTCGCCTAGTTTTCTG CTTTGGCTGGCTCTTGGTGTTTTTCTGGTTGCTACTAGCTTAAGGGTGTATGCAACCTGGCAACAACTACGAGCGCAGTCCCAAGTTCTCTCTGCATCAGGCATTGGACTGTCAGGACCGGCCCAATTCCATTTGCAGATGCCCGATTCTATAGCTTTAGCCAGTAGAAGGCGGCTTCAGGGACTACGACTTCAGCTTGCCCTTCTGGATCGAGAATTCAATGACCTAG ATTATGAAACGTTGCGAACATTGGACTCTGACAATGTTCCAAACACCCCATCAATGACTGAAGTGGAGATAAATGCCTTACCTGTTCACAAGTATAAGGTTACTGAGCCCAAAAG TGGGGAGTCAAAATACGGCGTATCATCTTCCTCGAGTTCTCCCAAG GCAGAAGAAGACGGTGGTAGTGCCAAGGGTGCTGAAGATGACCTTACATGTACTATTTGCTTAGATCAAGTCAACAGAGGAGAACTCCTTCGCACTTTGCCCTGTTTACACCAG TTCCATGCTCATTGCATCGATCCATGGCTGAAGCAACAAGGCACATGCCCGGTTTGCAAACTCAGAGTTGTCGGGTTAGGAATGCAAGATAACTTGGATTTTGCTGCAGACCTTGCAGATATCGTCTAA